A part of Helicoverpa zea isolate HzStark_Cry1AcR chromosome 17, ilHelZeax1.1, whole genome shotgun sequence genomic DNA contains:
- the LOC124637974 gene encoding wiskott-Aldrich syndrome protein family member 2-like isoform X2, with product MQRKPGFPVANCSIKMPDCSVMPEALCDDDSDQQQRRQQLINFGHSQWGFNNWSWAVTKQDLDFVDFTNGKYCAGVVAFVSITVKSFDIHRENIGYATSTANSKGFAIYKSRKCAVTNALRETLLSFGGSVATELNELLETQRLDAPANAPEPLTENNQNVANKLVEPKNVTLERNARKDSTDSTPHPALRSPLAPPPAQPAPPPAQPAPPVQNGPLPPPPAVKNAAAARALAAAMPPANRVPPVGPGRGAPGPAGPPPGPAPAAHAAHAAHATHARPNSNEPCAKTGVGTLEGLSEEEARAERKRRQRLAQEEFRIKQLMKQQIDEKQELGRNSSSFDHLLMEIPTQDIMIEATGEEPGKRKSPTPECASAAKRRNSCKSKLDIMKSD from the exons ATGCAAAGAAAACCTGGATTTCCCGTGGCTAACTGCAGCATTAAAATG CCGGACTGCTCAGTGATGCCCGAGGCTCTATGCGATGATGACAGCGACCAACAACAGCGCCGCCAACAACTCATCAACTTCGGCCACTCACAGTGGGGCTTCAACAACTGGAGCTGGGCAGTCACGAAACAAGATCTGG ATTTTGTGGACTTCACAAATGGCAAGTACTGTGCGGGGGTAGTTGCCTTTGTCTCTATAACAGTGAAGAGCTTTGACATACACAGAGAGAATATCGGCTATGCCACCTCAACAGCAAACTCAAAGGGATTCGCCATTTACAAGTCCAGAAAG TGTGCAGTGACAAATGCACTTCGTGAGACATTGCTGAGTTTTGGTGGCAGTGTGGCTACTGAACTAAATGAGCTGCTGGAGACGCAGCGACTCGACGCGCCAGCCAATGCGCCCGAGCCGCTCACTGAGAACAACCAGAATGTAGCCAACAAGCTTGTCGAGCCTAAAAACGTGACACTCGAGCGCAACGCGCGGAAAGACTCCACCGACAGCACCCCCCACCCCGCGCTGCGCTCCCCCCTCGCGCCGCCCCCCGCGCAGCCCGCGCCCCCGCCCGCGCAGCCCGCGCCGCCCGTGCAGAACGGGCCcctgccgccgccgcccgccgtcAAGAATGCTGCCGCCGCGCGGGCACTAGCCGCAGCGATGCCGCCCGCTAACCGCGTGCCGCCTGTGGGTCCTGGACGGGGGGCTCCGGGCCCCGCCGGGCCGCCGCCGGGCCCCGCGCCGGCCGCGCACGCTGCACACGCTGCACATGCTACACACGCGCGGCCCAACTCTAAC GAGCCGTGTGCTAAGACCGGCGTGGGCACACTTGAGGGGCTGAGCGAGGAGGAAGCGCGGGCCGAGAGGAAACGTCGCCAGCGCCTCGCACAAGAGGAGTTCCGAATCAAACAGCTCATGAAGCAGCAGATCG ATGAGAAGCAAGAGCTGGGTAGGAACAGTAGCAGCTTCGACCACCTTCTCATGGAGATACCGACTCAGGACATTATGATCGAGGCCACTGGCGAGGAACCAGGGAAACGGAAGTCGCCCACACCAGAATGCGCCAGCGCCGCTAAGAGACGCAACAGCTGCAAGTCCAAGTTAGATATTATGAAGTCGGATTAG
- the LOC124637974 gene encoding formin-like protein 5 isoform X1 → MQRKPGFPVANCSIKMPDCSVMPEALCDDDSDQQQRRQQLINFGHSQWGFNNWSWAVTKQDLDFVDFTNGKYCAGVVAFVSITVKSFDIHRENIGYATSTANSKGFAIYKSRKCAVTNALRETLLSFGGSVATELNELLETQRLDAPANAPEPLTENNQNVANKLVEPKNVTLERNARKDSTDSTPHPALRSPLAPPPAQPAPPPAQPAPPVQNGPLPPPPAVKNAAAARALAAAMPPANRVPPVGPGRGAPGPAGPPPGPAPAAHAAHAAHATHARPNSNVSFVLQPVVGALGGYGVPPLYGAGRSPAAPHVFPNAYYEYPGGGGWHFAYESYDRPPGNVNLNFNLPPKNLVVNGRGACRPPDDVTFAPPPPAQGCWIKPTIFYDGFWTEQKVKKWVAEQVEKQFPEDASAASSASPDKA, encoded by the exons ATGCAAAGAAAACCTGGATTTCCCGTGGCTAACTGCAGCATTAAAATG CCGGACTGCTCAGTGATGCCCGAGGCTCTATGCGATGATGACAGCGACCAACAACAGCGCCGCCAACAACTCATCAACTTCGGCCACTCACAGTGGGGCTTCAACAACTGGAGCTGGGCAGTCACGAAACAAGATCTGG ATTTTGTGGACTTCACAAATGGCAAGTACTGTGCGGGGGTAGTTGCCTTTGTCTCTATAACAGTGAAGAGCTTTGACATACACAGAGAGAATATCGGCTATGCCACCTCAACAGCAAACTCAAAGGGATTCGCCATTTACAAGTCCAGAAAG TGTGCAGTGACAAATGCACTTCGTGAGACATTGCTGAGTTTTGGTGGCAGTGTGGCTACTGAACTAAATGAGCTGCTGGAGACGCAGCGACTCGACGCGCCAGCCAATGCGCCCGAGCCGCTCACTGAGAACAACCAGAATGTAGCCAACAAGCTTGTCGAGCCTAAAAACGTGACACTCGAGCGCAACGCGCGGAAAGACTCCACCGACAGCACCCCCCACCCCGCGCTGCGCTCCCCCCTCGCGCCGCCCCCCGCGCAGCCCGCGCCCCCGCCCGCGCAGCCCGCGCCGCCCGTGCAGAACGGGCCcctgccgccgccgcccgccgtcAAGAATGCTGCCGCCGCGCGGGCACTAGCCGCAGCGATGCCGCCCGCTAACCGCGTGCCGCCTGTGGGTCCTGGACGGGGGGCTCCGGGCCCCGCCGGGCCGCCGCCGGGCCCCGCGCCGGCCGCGCACGCTGCACACGCTGCACATGCTACACACGCGCGGCCCAACTCTAACGTAAGTTTCGTGCTGCAGCCGGTGGTGGGCGCGCTGGGCGGGTACGGGGTGCCGCCGCTGTACGGCGCGGGCCGctcgcccgccgcgccgcacgTCTTCCCCAACGCTTACTACGAGTACCCGGGCGGCGGCGGCTGGCACTTCGCCTACGAGAGTTACGACCGTCCTCCCGGCAACGTCAACCTTAACTTCAACCTGCCGCCCAAGAACCTCGTAGTGAACGGGCGCGGTGCCTGCCGCCCGCCCGATGACGTGACGTTCGCTCCGCCGCCGCCGGCGCAGGGGTGCTGGATCAAGCCCACGATCTTCTATGACGGGTTCTGGACGGAGCAGAAGGTCAAGAAGTGGGTGGCGGAGCAGGTAGAGAAGCAGTTCCCCGAGGACGCGAGCGCGGCGTCGTCGGCGTCGCCGGACAAGGCCTAG